The Benincasa hispida cultivar B227 chromosome 9, ASM972705v1, whole genome shotgun sequence genome has a segment encoding these proteins:
- the LOC120084645 gene encoding uncharacterized protein LOC120084645 has translation MVILLLYVDDMIITGDDPRGIFDLQVYLDEHFEMKDLGSLSYFLGCEVSSRSNGYYLSQAKYAYDFLARSGITDFTFNTTGSMFGTVGHRLKFSSQSSLILFGYFDANWTGHPTDHRSTIDVTSELLWLRWLLADMGVPQHSTTVVHCENCSAIQIAHNDVKDDKEEEDDEDGVEGAKSMQSVTSGSLHIMIYRYDMHT, from the exons ATGGTTATTCTTCttctctatgttgatgatatgatcATTACAGGTGATGATCCTCGAGGTATATTTGACTTACAAGTCTATCTAGACGAAcactttgagatgaaagatttgggatcACTCAGTTATTTTCTTGGTTGTGAGGTCTCATCTCGCTCTAATGGATACTACTTGTCTCAAGCTAAATATGCTTATGATTTCCTAGCTAGATCTGGCATTACTGATTTTACCTTCAATACCACTGGATCAATGTTCG GCACTGTTGGCCATCGACTCAAGTTTTCTTCCCAGTCGTCCTTGATATTATTTGGGTACTTTGATGCTAATTGGACTGGTCACCCCACTGATCATCGTTCCACCATAG ATGTTACCTCTGAGTTACTATGGCTTCGTTGGCTTCTGGCTGATATGGGTGTTCCTCAGCATTCTACCACTGTAGTTCATTGTGAAAATTGTAGTGCCATCCAAATTGCCCACAATGAC gtaaaagatgataaagaagaagaagatgatgaagatggtgtTGAAGGAGCTAAATCGATGCAATCTGTAACGTCCGGATCTTTACACATTATGATctaccgctacgacatgcatacttag